In Littorina saxatilis isolate snail1 linkage group LG8, US_GU_Lsax_2.0, whole genome shotgun sequence, a single genomic region encodes these proteins:
- the LOC138973015 gene encoding uncharacterized protein, protein MDQHSRSSILPSRHDTSFDDDDDIIFMGTESPSILRKVWSDPIIKQEPETVEEEDDDVIFQGVGTHPAFIVSSTPVTRDAKNVLPLTSDPHTATSASSSLSSEQRNTFIAGPSATLPGRDETITEGEESLPRSVCLPSGSRPATSEAKSGEALSSEELGQPSIRCTHENNVIYGDSIVLEFSEDGESISHYSADMEAPDEADEELQSSAMYQRPDRQIQDGKDTSESTVNEQEESSQSGSSATAGHSQAEEAGSSSEEAFSGFTINNVRSLKVETEVFSQQITTQGSASGFKKETESRNINQFSSCHQPSATQQTCRISVDVPLPEQKPNTLETGAAPTKSLRQLSAEGYYRCGGFGGMCRFHSLIPNDFEKHLREDHPYDDMCTCVHCGSAEMGLGNFLHHLEQHLSLQSHALYCSDTFCEFSSYSPEEVISHMGTCHPAHRNHICWLCNDKFNRLQEFSNHIKRNLVTIAKCPHCSAKDVNEKAILSHMMSIHPDHGRRVDFHKTLLCQDRKMNSWNQQNVPGANNDSQGPSAHMLAQAVPAEHISLDKVSHSGLLRQQNTHVDRKVGRIAPITGLQTHALPPDEMPPLQRQRPTVVNEEVQRPAFYNFLQSRDPSSDRPENAFRTWEENQQEEESSGNPQHVLTAAGCPETTSLQKEMTTNDDLQHFLGVGGNDQRETGESYQYESSTTDTQHFLGDEGRNQHENAQPESNELYLDGAKLERNLVTSDYPIEGAPVSLEQSFGVQSSQQHMNTGDTNEATTTSLQELGVVTDACEEGFRYIQTSEHCDMDGGEKVTGSLQLVQTSTSGTNRSLESAMDGQLKAYSFSADPDFNNVKNESSRRKKESGSDPDQQRAENTTGDCPGSSISETVKESCARNSHSILSNIQKTAGSTANFGPQAEHAITRERKEKGSPHNEHQVGGATEVMSPTRDVLVVIERQIDIETVTIPLESWVCQTLRRQDITEELDAFEILCNYCDFGSRTVDDHMKHLFSSHPGSFKGFACRLCDFVSADLDSKFNHKCRRLRSLPEQVTKPIPVQPTSHKQKAAQKSASAKNRSKPKQTVRAKPLVHCNLCTKAGISHPNMRRHVYRDHSEVMVCPLCQKKPANDRVFFLHFRDVHPGKRRLFYTAKVSNYLSVDIPPTTPKQRRRSVNTFKKSDRPKAKPSMKTGALAPSTSQPSSTKKTYKCPLRVCRLCQHSGHSLARMRLHVYTEHKQKMKCPKCDVYPINDRNLYQHLSESHEENKDTLYRECRSVKWIGLAIVKADDLKQPKKRKYTNSAAEALRAKHAQVVHERRRHTNGRFRTKITNRHRKVVPPRTESRPSNAGVSVAADTSSREPKVAPETLPAEVNTREMEYRCPYCNFVSTNKISCFAHLCCHCHYRRFQCKFCSFQAYSKNSVLEHCRKSHSEDAEFREIENKTVKARVCKLLKQAHVPVAAPQTLKRRLNREITRHKHNTNQHKMQERSRSLLNQSVQIKKRSSISSKSTSSTVSSKDLDLDNRFICPYCKGKRKTKTQVQNEIRFHIHYKPYCCPYCPTFSSSSDNYIRKHIPKAHPGRAVFVTVDRNQSKEKKLKKLFKKAVALSQLPSRTKILGDVKSKYLKHKKDDQPSKQGPKSKSQKHFCNDCPAKGPNGETIPLHYIEDHCPGRTADLPRLSSNRHISINLPSTSTSTSSDERFGFPLLQRGQPSSSYHPHSASAMTEPVLHSPDVVDSPRPHLRRSEVPSSAGKATSRRPALYCSGNNGI, encoded by the exons ATGGATCAACACAGCCGATCTTCCATTCTACCAAGCAGGCATGACACCAGCtttgatgacgacgatgacatCATTTTCATGGGGACAGAATCTCCTTCCATTCTGAGAAAAGTGTGGTCAGATCCAATCATAAAACAGGAACCAGAGACTGTCGAGGAGGAGgatgatgacgtcattttcCAAGGAGTAGGCACACATCCTGCTTTCATAGTATCTTCTACACCAGTAACCAGAGACGCGAAGAACGTCTTGCCTCTGACTAGTGATCCTCACACAGCTACCAGCGCGAGCAGCTCTCTTTCATCAGAACAACGTAACACTTTCATTGCTGGTCCTTCTGCAACTTTGCCTGGCCGAGATGAAACTATTACTGAAGGTGAAGAGTCGCTTCCAAGAAGTGTTTGCCTGCCTTCAGGATCACGCCCCGCTACCTCAGAAGCTAAGTCCGGCGAAGCACTGTCTTCTGAAGAACTTGGTCAACCCTCCATAAGATGCACACACGAGAACAACGTAATTTATGGTGACTCTATCGTCCTTGAGTTCAGTGAGGATGGCGAAAGTATTTCTCATTATAGTGCCGATATGGAAGCTCCTGATGAAGCTGATGAGGAACTACAATCATCTGCAATGTATCAGCGTCCTGATAGACAAATACAGGATGGTAAAGACACGAGCGAGTCAACAGTCAACGAACAAGAAGAATCAAGTCAAAGTGGGAGCTCTGCCACAGCAGGTCACAGCCAAGCCGAAGAAGCAGGCTCAAGTTCAGAAGAAGCGTTCAGTGGATTCACAATTAACAATGTGAGGTCTTTGAAAGTTGAAACTGAAGTATTCAGTCAGCAGATCACAACACAGGGGTCCGCGAGTGGCTTCAAGAAAGAAACAGAGTCAAGAAATATTAATCAGTTTTCGAGTTGTCATCAGCCTTCTGCAACTCAACAGACCTGCAGAATATCTGTTGACGTGCCACTGCCAGAACAGAAACCCAACACCCTTGAAACCGGAGCAGCACCAACCAAGTCACTGAGGCAGTTATCGGCAGAGGGGTACTACCGCTGTGGCGGGTTTGGCGGCATGTGCAGATTTCATTCCCTGATTCCTAATGATTTTGAGAAGCATCTGAGAGAGGACCATCCATACGACGACATGTGCACTTGTGTTCATTGTGGGAGTGCCGAAATGGGTCTGGGCAATTTCCTCCACCATCTTGAGCAGCATCTCTCCCTTCAGTCTCACGCACTGTACTGCTCTGACACATTCTGCGAATTCTCCTCCTATTCACCAGAAGAGGTGATAAGTCACATGGGGACCTGTCACCCAGCTCACAGAAATCACATCTGCTGGCTTTGCAACGACAAATTTAACCGCCTGCAGGAGTTTTCTAACCATATAAAACGAAACCTTGTAACCATCGCCAAATGTCCGCACTGCTCAGCGAAAGACGTGAATGAGAAAGCCATACTGTCACACATGATGTCCATTCACCCTGACCATGGCCGCAGAGTTGACTTTCACAAAACCCTCCTCTGTCAGGACCGCAAGATGAACAGCTGGAACCAGCAGAACGTCCCAGGTGCTAACAACGACAGTCAAGGGCCTTCAGCCCACATGCTGGCCCAAGCAGTTCCAGCTGAACACATCAGCTTGGACAAGGTTAGTCACAGTGGTTTATTAAGGCAGCAGAATACCCATGTTGACAGAAAAGTAGGCAGAATCGCTCCCATCACTGGACTACAGACACATGCATTACCACCAGACGAAATGCCTCCGCTACAGAGACAAAGGCCAACTGTTGTCAACGAAGAGGTACAAAGGCCAGCTTTCTACAATTTTCTGCAGAGCAGGGACCCTTCATCTGACAGACCTGAAAATGCATTTAGGACTTGGGAAGAGAATCAACAGGAGGAAGAATCCTCTGGCAATCCTCAGCATGTCTTGACTGCTGCAGGTTGTCCTGAGACAACCAGTCTTCAGAAAGAAATGACAACCAATGATGATCTGCAACACTTTCTAGGTGTAGGAGGCAATGATCAGCGTGAAACTGGAGAAAGTTATCAATATGAATCAAGCACAACTGACACTCAGCATTTCTTAGGGGATGAAGGCAGAAACCAACATGAAAACGCACAGCCTGAGAGTAATGAGCTCTACTTGGATGGGGCCAAGTTAGAACGGAACCTGGTAACCTCTGATTATCCCATCGAGGGTGCTCCCGTGTCTCTTGAACAATCGTTCGGTGTCCAAAGCAGTCAGCAACATATGAACACTGGAGATACTAATGAAGCCACGACCACCAGTCTGCAGGAACTAGGAGTCGTGACAGACGCATGTGAAGAAGGCTTTAGATACATTCAAACAAGTGAACATTGCGACATGGACGGTGGAGAAAAGGTGACGGGTAGTTTGCAACTTGTCCAGACTAGCACAAGTGGTACGAACCGCAGCCTGGAATCTGCAATGGATGGCCAGCTAAAAGCATACAGTTTCTCTGCTGATCCTGATTTTAATAATGTCAAAAACGAATCCTCTCGGCGCAAAAAGGAGAGTGGTTCTGATCCTGATCAACAAAGAGCTGAAAACACAACAGGCGATTGCCCTGGAAGCAGTATTAGTGAGACGGTCAAGGAATCTTGTGCACGGAACTCACACTCTATTCTGTCAAACATACAAAAGACAGCAGGCAGCACAGCAAACTTCGGGCCACAAGCCGAACACGCTATtacaagagaaagaaaagaaaaagggagTCCTCACAACGAACATCAAGTTGGTGGTGCGACTGAAGTAATGTCACCTACGAGAGATGTTCTTGTCGTCATCGAAAGGCAGATTGACATTGAAACAGTCACCATTCCGTTGGAGTCTTGGGTCTGTCAGACACTCAGGCGGCAGGATATAACCGAGGAATTGGATGCATTCGAAATTCTGTGCAATTACTGTGACTTTGGCTCCCGTACCGTGGACGATCACATGAAGCATCTGTTTTCCTCCCATCCTGGCTCTTTTAAGGGGTTTGCTTGCCGCTTGTGTGACTTTGTCTCTGCTGACCTTGATTCAAAGTTCAACCACAAATGTCGACGATTGCGTTCTCTTCCTGAACAAGTCACCAAACCGATTCCAGTTCAGCCAACATCTCACAAGCAGAAAGCAGCACAGAAGAGTGCGTCTGCGAAGAACAGGTCCAAGCCAAAGCAGACTGTCAGAGCGAAGCCTTTAGTGCACTGCAACCTGTGTACAAAGGCAGGCATTTCCCACCCCAACATGCGGCGTCATGTCTACAGGGATCATTCTGAAGTGATGGTGTGCCCGCTGTGTCAGAAGAAGCCAGCCAACGACCgagttttctttcttcattttagAGATGTGCACCCGGGCAAGCGTCGCCTCTTCTACACAGCGAAGGTCTCAAACTATCTGTCTGTGGACATCCCACCAACAACTCCGAAGCAGAGACGTAGGAGTGTTAATACTTTCAAAAAGTCTGACAGGCCTAAGGCAAAGCCCTCCATGAAAACTGGAGCTCTTGCACCGTCTACTTCACAGCCATCAAGCACAAAGAAGACATACAAATGTCCTTTGCGAGTATGTCGGCTGTGCCAGCACTCTGGCCATAGCTTGGCAAGGATGCGTTTGCACGTGTACACAGAACATAAGCAGAAGATGAAGTGCCCTAAGTGTGATGTCTACCCGATCAATGATAGAAACCTTTACCAACACCTCTCTGAGTCGCACGAGGAAAACAAAGATACGCTGTACAGAGAATGTAGGTCAGTGAAGTGGATCGGACTTGCCATAGTCAAAGCAGACGATCTAAAACAGCCAAAGAAGCGGAAATATACTAACAGTGCAGCGGAGGCTTTACGTGCTAAACATGCACAAGTTGTCCACGAAAGACGTAGACACACAAATGGTAGGTTTAGAACTAAAATTACCAACAGGCATCGAAAAGTTGTTCCTCCAAGAACAGAATCAAGACCTTCCAACGCAGGCGTTTCTGTAGCGGCTGATACAAGTTCAAGAGAACCCAAAGTTGCACCCGAGACTCTGCCTGCTGAAGTTAATACTAGAGAGATGGAGTACAGGTGTCCTTACTGCAATTTTGTCTCAACAAACAAAATTAGTTGCTTCGCACATCTGTGCTGTCACTGTCATTACCGACGCTTCCAGTGCAAGTTCTGTTCGTTTCAAGCATACAGCAAGAACTCAGTCTTGGAGCACTGTCGTAAGAGCCACAGCGAAGATGCGGAATTTCGTGaaattgaaaataaaacagTTAAAGCTAGGGTTTGCAAACTCTTGAAGCAAGCGCATGTCCCTGTCGCAGCTCCCCAAACACTTAAGCGTCGACTTAACCGAGAGATAACGAGACATAAGCACAATACAAATCAGCATAAAATGCAAGAAAGAAGCCGAAGCTTACTGAACCAATCCGTACAGATCAAGAAACGTAGCTCAATTTCGTCCAAGAGCACGTCTTCTACTGTGTCGTCCAAGGACCTCGACCTTGACAACAGGTTCATTTGCCCCTACTGCAAAgggaaaagaaagacaaaaacccAAGTACAAAATGAAATTCGATTCCATATTCATTACAAGCCATACTGCTGCCCATATTGTCCAACCTTTTCTTCCAGTTCCGATAACTATATCAGGAAACACATTCCCAAGGCACACCCCGGGAGAGCAGTGTTTGTGACAGTTGACCGAAACCAGAGCAAAGAGAAGAAACTGAAAAAGCTGTTCAAGAAGGCAGTTGCTCTTTCACAGTTGCCGAGCAGAACAAAGATATTGGGAGACGTCAAAAGCAAGTATCTGAAACATAAAAAAGATGATCAGCCATCAAAGCAAGGCCCGAAAAGCAAGTCTCAGAAACATTTCTGCAACGACTGTCCGGCCAAAGGACCAAACGG GGAGACCATCCCTTTGCACTACATTGAGGACCATTGCCCAGGCAGAACCGCAGACCTTCCGCGACTTTCGAGCAATCGTCACATCAGCATTAACCTTCCATCGACATCAACATCCACCTCTAGTGATGAAAGATTCGGTTTTCCACTCTTACAACGTGGCCAGCCCTCAAGTAGTTACCATCCTCATTCAGCTTCTGCGATGACAGAGCCAGTGTTGCACTCCCCGGACGTGGTGGACAGTCCACGACCACATCTG AGAAGATCAGAAGTCCCAAGCTCTGCGGGGAAAGCCACAAGCAGAAGACCTGCTCTTTACTGCTCCGGCAACAACGGGATCTAA